In Chengkuizengella sediminis, a single window of DNA contains:
- a CDS encoding transketolase family protein — translation MGGLTYTMQDTVSLSTSEVYGNVLCELGEKHPEIVGLTADLAKSTKIGFFQEKFPNRFFNVGIAEQNMFSIAAGLAKSGLVPFVSTFAIFTSMRALDQVHTDICYQNLNVKMIATHAGLSFGQAGTTHQCTEDLSIMRAMANCKVIVPADGMETANAILAAYETDGPIYIRINRGFDQKLYDSPDYSFELGKAVELRDGTDLTIIACGSCVYQAVEAAKILDSVDGIKARVLDMHTLKPIDRDAILKAVHETRRLITVEDHNVIGGLGSAVSEVIAESGKGCAFIKLGIPDEFSIIGLHEDLMAHYKIDTNGILENVRELMGRDFEEDDDWEDEV, via the coding sequence ATGGGTGGTTTAACATATACAATGCAAGATACTGTAAGTCTCTCTACTTCAGAAGTATACGGAAATGTCCTCTGTGAATTAGGCGAAAAACATCCTGAAATTGTAGGACTTACTGCCGATCTTGCAAAATCAACTAAAATAGGTTTTTTTCAAGAAAAATTCCCTAACCGTTTCTTTAATGTAGGTATTGCTGAGCAAAATATGTTCTCTATAGCTGCTGGTTTAGCAAAGTCCGGGCTTGTCCCATTTGTGTCTACTTTTGCCATCTTTACATCCATGAGAGCACTTGATCAGGTGCATACTGATATTTGCTACCAAAATCTTAATGTAAAAATGATTGCAACCCATGCTGGCCTTTCTTTTGGGCAAGCAGGTACAACACATCAATGTACAGAGGATTTATCCATTATGCGTGCTATGGCAAACTGTAAGGTTATTGTTCCAGCAGATGGTATGGAAACAGCCAATGCCATTTTAGCGGCCTATGAAACCGATGGACCTATTTATATCCGTATAAACCGTGGGTTTGACCAGAAATTATATGATTCACCTGACTATTCTTTTGAACTTGGTAAAGCTGTTGAACTGAGGGATGGTACAGATTTAACCATTATTGCTTGTGGATCTTGTGTTTATCAAGCAGTGGAAGCAGCCAAGATACTAGATTCCGTGGATGGCATTAAAGCAAGAGTTCTTGATATGCATACCCTAAAACCTATAGATCGTGATGCTATCCTAAAGGCAGTACATGAGACAAGAAGACTAATTACTGTTGAAGATCATAATGTAATTGGTGGCCTTGGAAGTGCTGTTTCTGAAGTTATTGCAGAAAGTGGTAAGGGTTGCGCCTTTATTAAACTTGGAATTCCAGATGAATTCTCCATCATTGGTCTTCATGAAGATTTAATGGCACATTATAAAATAGATACCAATGGTATTTTAGAAAATGTTCGTGAATTAATGGGTAGAGATTTCGAAGAAGATGATGACTGGGAAGATGAGGTATAA